Genomic segment of Nocardiopsis mwathae:
CCCCGCCGGCACCTGGGCCACGGCCGCCGGGGCCAGCAGGATCGCCAGCATCGCGGCGCCGCCCATGCCCACCGTCCGCGGGCCGGCCAGCGGGGATCCGGTGGCCGTCTGGAGCACCGCGGCCGCGACCGACAGCGCCGCGCCCGAGGCCGCGCCGGCCAGCAGGCGCGGGACGCGCACCTCCCAGATGATGAAGTCCACCGACTCCGGGGCCGTGCCCGGCTCCCCCAGCGCTCGGGCCACGCCCCGCCAGGGCACCGGGAACTCCCCCACCAGCAGAGCGGCGGCCGCCAGGGCCGCCGCCGCGGCCACCGCGCCGATCAGGACCCACACCCGCCGGGCCACGTGCTGCCGGACCATCGCCACCCTTTCCGCCTCACCCACCGAGGTGCGCCGATCAGCCGAACCTACCGGGCGCCGCACCGGCGGGCCAGCGACCCCGGTCGGGTACCGGGGGCGGGCTCAGCCCCACCCCTGGGGGTCGGGCGGAAGGTCGGAGGGGTCGTCCTGCTCCACCTCCACGGTGGGCACGTCCGCGGGCGAGGGCGCGTCGGTGGGCCGGTAGGTGCCGTGCGGGTCCGGGGACACCCACGGGTCGCCCTCGGCATCCGGGGCGTCGGCGGGCTCCTCGGTGGCGGGGCCGCCGCCGGGGAACGGTTCGGATTCGCTGCCTCCGGCCTGGTCGGTGAGCCCGGTCAGCCACAGGTAGAGCAGGATGAGCAGGGCCGTGAACAGCAGCAGGACCAGGAGGAGGCCCATCACCACCCGCTGGTCGGTGGTGGCCTCGGCGGCCGGTCGGCCGGTGCGGGTGCCGCCCAGCCAGCGCGCGGCAGGGGGTCCGGGGCTGGCGGCCCAGTGCGGGGCGTAGTGGGGGGTCCCGGCGGCGGGGGTGCCCTCCTCGACGGCGACGGGGGCCAGGTAGGCCTCGGCCCCCGCCCGGCCGGGGGTATGGGCCACGGCCACCCAGGTGGCGGTGGGATTGGCGGTGCTGTGGGCCAGGACGCGGGGGGCGCGCTCCACGCCGGTGGCCTTGGTGACGGCGGCGGCGAACCGGTCGCGGGCGGCCGGGTCGGCGGCAGCGCCCTCGCTGAGCATCGCGACGCTGACGGGGTGGCCGTCGCGGTCGTGGGCGAGGTAGACGACCCCTTCGGGGCCGTGGCTGAGGCGGTGGCTCAGCCGGTAGGCGCCGATCTGGCGCGGGTCGGTCTGCTGCAGCGGCACGGGCACGGCTCGACCCCCTTCGCACGATTGCCCCGCTAGCTCCGTTCTGATCCCGGCACGAGCGGGTAGCATCGCCGTTGCGTCACCATCAACGTACCCGGCGGGATATCGCCGCAGATGGAAAGGCGGGCAGGCACATGGCGGACAGCGACCCCGAACCCGCCCCCGACGGCGCCCGCCGCGCCAGGGCGGAGAGCGCCGCCGGGGAACCGACCCGGCTGCTGCGCGCGGCCATGCAGGAGGTCTCCACCGTCATCGTCGGCCAGGAGCAGATGGTCGAGCGCACCATGGTCGCCCTGATCGCACGCGGGCACTGCCTGCTGGAGGGGGTGCCGGGTATCGCCAAGACGCTGGCGGTCTCCACCCTGGCCAAGGTGACCGGCGGGTCGTTCGCGCGCGTGCAGTTCACCCCCGACCTCGTTCCCTCCGACATCGTGGGCACCCGCATCTACCACCCCTCCACCGAGCGGTTCGACGTGGAGCTGGGGCCGGTGTTCGCCAACTTCGTGCTGGCCGACGAGATCAACCGCGCCCCCGCCAAGGTCCAGTCCTCGCTGCTGGAGGTCATGGCCGAGAAGCAGGTGTCGCTGGGGGGCACCACCTACCCGCTGCCCGCTCCGTTCGTGGTCATCGCCACCCAGAACCCGGTGGAGTCGGAGGGGGTGTACCCGCTGCCCGAGGCGCAGCGCGACCGGTTCCTGATGAAGGTCCTGGTGCCCCACCCGCGCGCGCACGAGGAGATGGAGATCCTGCGGCGGATGAGCACCACCCCGCCCGAGGCGCACCAGGTGCTCGACCCCGTCACCCTGCTGGAGCTGCAGGCCGACGCCGAGCGGGTCCACGTCCACCAGCTCATCGCCGACTACGTGGTGCGCCTCGTCATGGCCACCCGCGAGCCCGAGGAGTACGGCATGGGCGACCTGCGCCGGGTCCTGGAGATCGGCGCCAGCCCGCGCGCCACCCTGGGGCTGGTCGCCGCCGCGCGGGCGCTCGCGCTCATCCGCGGCCGCGACTACGTGCTGCCCGACGACGTGCGGTTGCTGGCCCGCGACATCATGGCGCACCGGCTGGTGCTGACCTTCGACGCCCTCGCCGACGGGGTGACCACCACCCAGATCGTCGACCGGGTCCTGGCCACGGTCCCCCCGCCACGGGTGATCTGGGACGACCCCGCCAGCGGCGAACCGGCCGCCGTGGCCGCCCGGTAGGCGGAGCGATGCGCGCACACCCGCCGGCCCCCGGCCTGGACCCGCGGCTGCACGACGCGCTGCGGCGCCTGGACCTGCGGGTGGTGCGGCGGTTGGAAGGGCTGCTGCACGGCGAGCACCTGGGGCTGCGGTCGGGGCCCGGGAGCGAGCCCGCCGAGGCGCGGCTCTATGAGCCCGGCGAGGACGACGTGCGGCTCATGGACTGGTCGGTGACCGCCCGTACCACCACCCCGCATGTGCGCGACCTGGTCGCCGACCGGGAACTGGAGAGCTGGACCCTGCTGGACCTGTCGGCGAGCATGGACTTCGGCACCGGGCGGGCGGAGAAGCGCGAGATCGCCATCGGGGCGCTGGCCGCCGTCAATGTGCTGACCCAGCGGGTGGGCGACCGGTTCGGCGCGCATTTCCTGCACCGCGGCCGGGTGCGGCGCTGGCCGGCCCGCTCCGGAAAGGCCGCCCTGCCCGCCCTGCTGGCCACGGTGGCCGCCGCGCCGCGCGCCACGCCCGGCACCGCCGGTGGGGCCGCCTTCGCCGATGCCGTGGACGACCTCGCCCGCACCCGGGGACGGCGGGGCCTGCGCGTGGTCATCTCCGACTTCCTGGACACCCCGCCCGAGGCGGGCGCCCCGGTGCCCTGGGAGCGCCCCCTGCGCCGCCTGGCCGCCCGCCACCAGGTGCTGGCGGTGGAGGTCGTGGACCCCCGAGAGATCGACCTTCCCGACATAGGATTGGTCACCATGACCGACCCCGAGTCCGGGCGCACCCGGGAGGTCCACCTCAGCGCGAAGGTCCGGCGCGACTACCGTGCCGCGGCTCTGGCGCAGCGCTCCGCGGTCCGGGCCGGCCTGCGCCGGTGCGGTGTCCCCCACCTCGTGCTGCGCACCGACCGGGACTGGGTCGTGGACATGGCCCGGTTCGTCGTGGAGCAGCGGCGTACCGCCCACCGGCTCGCCCGGCATACCCCGGCGGTGCCGCGGTGAGGGCGCGGGCCGGGCCGCACGCCGCGGAAAGGACGCCCGGGTGACCTTCCTTTCCGCCGGGTGGCTGTGGCTGCTGTCGGCTCTGGCCGTGCTGATCGGCGTTTACGTGGCGGTGCAGTACCAGCGCCGCGAGTATGCCGTGCGGTTCACCAACCTGGCCCTGCTGGACCGGGTGGCCCCGGCCCGCCCCGGGTGGCGGCGCCACGTCAGCGCGGTCCTGTTCTGCCTCACCGTGGCCACCCTCATCCTCGCGATGGCGCGCCCGGCCATGCCGGTGGAGGTTCCCCGCGAGCGCGCCACCATCATCGTCGCCATCGACGTCTCCCCCTCCATGGCCGCCGCCGACATCGAACCCGACCGCATCACCGCCGCCAAAGAGGCCGCCCGCGGGTTCGTGGGCGCTCTGCCCGACCGGTTCAACGTCGGACTGGTCGCGTTCTCCGCGACCGCCGGGGTCGTCTCTTCCCCCACCCAGGACCACCAGGCCATCGCCGACTCCATCGAGCACCTCCAGATGGCGCCGGGGACCGCCATCGGCGAGGGCGTGTTCACCTCGCTGCAGGCCATCGGCTCCTTCGACGAGGACGCCGGGCAGGACCCGCCGCCGGCCGCCATCGTGCTGCTCTCCGACGGTGAGAACACCAGCGGGCGGCCCATCGCCACCGCGGCCCGCGCCGCCGCCGAGGCCGAGGTGCCCGTGTCCACCATCGCCTTCGGCACCGGCGCCTCCATCATCGAGATCAACGGCCAGCCGGTCGAGGCCAACATCGACAAGGGCGCCCTGGAGCGGCTCGCCCAGGCCACCGACGGTCACTTCTACGAGGCGGAGTCCGGGGACGAGCTCACCGGGGTCTATGAGGACATCGGCTCCTCGCTGGGGTCGGAGACCGTGCACCAGGAGGTCGTCACCTGGTTCGTGCTCGCCGCGCTGCTGCTCGCCTTCGCCACCGCACTCGCGTCCCTCCTGTGGTTCCAGCGTCTTCCCTGACCACTCGCGGCGACCGCGCCCGCCCGCGCGGCGCCCGACCCCGAACGGTACCGTTGGCATGTTTCTGCCGATGCAGCATGCGACGGAAAAGCAAGGGACGATGCCGGAACCCACCCCCACCCCCGCGGTGATCTTCTTCGATCTCGACGACACGCTGCTGGACGACCACGCGGCCAGCTCGGCGGGGCTGCGCGCCCTCATGGAGCGGCTCGGCCACCCCGACTTCCAGGCCGCGCGGCGGCTGTGGGACGTCCAGACCGACATCTCCTTCGGCGCCTACCTCCAGGGGCGGCTCAGCCTGCAGGGACAGCGCCGCGAACGCGTGCGGGCGCTGGCCGTGCAGGCCGGGCACTCCCGCATCGCCGACGAGCACTGCGACGAGCTCTACCAGCTGTACCTCGCCGCGCACAGGACGGCCTGGCGCCCGTTCTCCGACGTCGCCCCCGTCCTGGACGCCCTGTCCGCCGCCCGGGTGGG
This window contains:
- a CDS encoding VWA domain-containing protein, whose protein sequence is MTFLSAGWLWLLSALAVLIGVYVAVQYQRREYAVRFTNLALLDRVAPARPGWRRHVSAVLFCLTVATLILAMARPAMPVEVPRERATIIVAIDVSPSMAAADIEPDRITAAKEAARGFVGALPDRFNVGLVAFSATAGVVSSPTQDHQAIADSIEHLQMAPGTAIGEGVFTSLQAIGSFDEDAGQDPPPAAIVLLSDGENTSGRPIATAARAAAEAEVPVSTIAFGTGASIIEINGQPVEANIDKGALERLAQATDGHFYEAESGDELTGVYEDIGSSLGSETVHQEVVTWFVLAALLLAFATALASLLWFQRLP
- a CDS encoding HAD family hydrolase, yielding MPEPTPTPAVIFFDLDDTLLDDHAASSAGLRALMERLGHPDFQAARRLWDVQTDISFGAYLQGRLSLQGQRRERVRALAVQAGHSRIADEHCDELYQLYLAAHRTAWRPFSDVAPVLDALSAARVGLGVITNGAEAMQREKLATLGITRYFRTIVCADAAGAAKPDPRIFHTACHRMGVAPHQSWHVGDQVRSDALGSGAAGLRAILLDRHDRSGGQEETGVTTIRGLTDLLRLAGVPGPSAIGVPAVEGP
- a CDS encoding DUF58 domain-containing protein, producing MRAHPPAPGLDPRLHDALRRLDLRVVRRLEGLLHGEHLGLRSGPGSEPAEARLYEPGEDDVRLMDWSVTARTTTPHVRDLVADRELESWTLLDLSASMDFGTGRAEKREIAIGALAAVNVLTQRVGDRFGAHFLHRGRVRRWPARSGKAALPALLATVAAAPRATPGTAGGAAFADAVDDLARTRGRRGLRVVISDFLDTPPEAGAPVPWERPLRRLAARHQVLAVEVVDPREIDLPDIGLVTMTDPESGRTREVHLSAKVRRDYRAAALAQRSAVRAGLRRCGVPHLVLRTDRDWVVDMARFVVEQRRTAHRLARHTPAVPR
- a CDS encoding AAA family ATPase, giving the protein MADSDPEPAPDGARRARAESAAGEPTRLLRAAMQEVSTVIVGQEQMVERTMVALIARGHCLLEGVPGIAKTLAVSTLAKVTGGSFARVQFTPDLVPSDIVGTRIYHPSTERFDVELGPVFANFVLADEINRAPAKVQSSLLEVMAEKQVSLGGTTYPLPAPFVVIATQNPVESEGVYPLPEAQRDRFLMKVLVPHPRAHEEMEILRRMSTTPPEAHQVLDPVTLLELQADAERVHVHQLIADYVVRLVMATREPEEYGMGDLRRVLEIGASPRATLGLVAAARALALIRGRDYVLPDDVRLLARDIMAHRLVLTFDALADGVTTTQIVDRVLATVPPPRVIWDDPASGEPAAVAAR